Proteins co-encoded in one Tachysurus fulvidraco isolate hzauxx_2018 chromosome 17, HZAU_PFXX_2.0, whole genome shotgun sequence genomic window:
- the dnm1l gene encoding dynamin-1-like protein isoform X2, with amino-acid sequence MEALIPVINKLQDVFNTVGADIIQLPQIAVVGTQSSGKSSVLESLVGKDLLPRGTGIVTRRPLILQLVHVDPEDRRKTNPNSWKNGRLYKGVESEEWGKFLHTKHKIYTDFDEIRQEIEVETERISGTNKGISSEPIHLKIFSPHVVNLTLVDLPGITKVPVGDQPKDIEVQIRELILQYISNPNCIILAVTAANTDMATSEALKVAREVDPDGRRTLAVVTKLDLMDAGTDAMDVLMGRVIPVKLGLIGVVNRSQLDINNKKSVADAIRDEYAFLQKKYPSLANRNGTKYLARTLNRLLMHHIRDCLPELKTRINVLAAQYQSLLSGYGEPVEDKSATLLQLITKFAAEYCNTIEGTAKYIETTELCGGARICYIFHETFGRTLESVDPLGGLTTIDVLTAIRNATGPRPALFVPEVSFELLVKRQVKRLEDPSLRCVELVHEEMQRIIQHCSNYSTQELLRFPKLHDAIVEVVTSLLRKRLPVTNEMVHNLVAIELAYINTKHPDFADACGLMNNNIEEQRRNRMRDLPPAVPRDKTQKGPGGQSLPPSDQASSEGDVAKGAGSQGEQEPGTGTWRGMLKKGEEGQTDEKSKQQGPLPASPMKGHAVNLLDVPVPVARKLSSREQRDCEVIERLIKSYFLIVRKNIQDSVPKAVMHFLVNHVKDSLQSELVGQLYKSGLLDDLLTESEDMAQRRKEAADMLQALQKASQVIAEIRETHLW; translated from the exons ATGGAGGCTCTAATTCCTgtcataaacaagctccaggaCGTGTTTAACACTGTAGGCGCGGATATCATTCAGCTGCCTCAGATCGCTGTGGTCGGGACTCAG AGCAGTGGAAAAAGCTCAGTGTTGGAAAGTCTGGTTGGCAAAGACCTGTTGCCTCGAGGTACAGGCATTGTGACACGCAGGCCGCTCATCCTGCAGCTGGTGCACGTGGACCCAGAGGACCGGAGAAAGACGA ACCCCAATTCCTGGAAAAATGGACGCCTTTATAAAG GTGTGGAGAGTGAAGAATGGGGTAAATTCCTACACACCAAACATAAG ATCTACACAGATTTTGATGAAATCAGGCAAGAAATTGAAGTAGAAACAGAACGAATTTCTGGCACCAACAAG GGCATCAGCAGCGAGCCGATCCACCTCAAGATCTTCTCTCCTCATGTGGTGAACCTCACCCTGGTGGATCTGCCTGGTATCACAAAG GTTCCTGTTGGTGACCAGCCCAAAGACATTGAGGTCCAAATCCGTGAGCTGATCCTACAGTACATTAGCAACCCGAACTGCATTATATTAGCCGTTACAGCCGCCAACACAGACATGGCTACGTCTGAGGCCCTGAAAGTGGCTCGTGAGGTCGACCCCGATG GTCGAAGGACACTGGCTGTAGTGACAAAACTGGATCTGATGGACGCTGGCACAGACGCCATGGACGTGCTTATGGGCAGAGTCATTCCTGTTAAACTGGGGCTCATAGGAGTCGTCAATAG GAGTCAGCTCGATATCAACAACAAGAAATCAGTGGCCGACGCCATCCGTGACGAGTACGCCTTCCTTCAGAAGAAGTATCCTTCTTTAGCTAACAGGAACGGAACCAAATACCTGGCCAGAACATTGAACAG GTTGTTGATGCACCACATTCGGGATTGTCTGCCAGAGCTGAAGACACGTATAAACGTCCTCGCTGCTCAGTATCAGTCTCTGCTCAGCGGCTACGGCGAGCCCGTGGAGGACAAGAGCGCCACCCTGCTGCAGCTCATCACCAAGTTCGCCGCAGAATACTGCAACACAATCGAGGGAACGGCCAAATACATCGAAACAACCgaact GTGTGGTGGTGCCAGGATTTGTTATATATTCCATGAAACGTTCGGTAGGACGCTGGAGTCAGTCGATCCTCTCGGTGGACTTACGACCATAGACGTGCTCACAGCCATCAGAAATGCCACG GGTCCACGTCCCGCTCTGTTTGTGCCCGAGGTGTCGTTTGAGCTGCTGGTGAAGAGACAGGTGAAGCGTTTAGAGGATCCCAGTCTGCGGTGTGTGGAGCTCGTACATGAAGAGATGCAGAGAATCATTCAGCACTGCAGTAACTACAGCACCCAG GAGTTGCTGCGCTTCCCGAAGCTCCATGATGCCATAGTAGAAGTAGTCACATCTCTCCTGAGGAAGAGACTTCCTGTCACGAACGAGATG GTTCACAACTTGGTAGCTATCGAGCTGGCGTACATCAACACCAAACATCCGGACTTTGCCGACGCCTGCGGACTCATGAACAACAACATAGAG GAACAGAGGCGTAACAGAATGAGAGACCTCCCCCCGGCTGTACCACGAGACAAG aCTCAGAAGGGTCCCGGTGGCCAGTCTCTGCCCCCCAGCGATCAGGCCTCATCTGAGGGTGATGTCGCTAAG GGTGCCGGATCTCAGGGCGAGCAGGAACCGGGAACAGGGACCTGGAGAGGCATGttgaaaaaaggagaagaaggtCAGACAGATGAGAAGTCGAAGCAGCAAGGTCCTCTACCAGCCAGCCCTATGAAAGGCCATGCAGTCAACTTACTAGATGTG CCTGTACCAGTTGCCAGGAAACTCTCATCTCGAGAGCAGAGGGACTGTGAGGTCATCGAGAGGCTCATTAAGTCTTACTTCCTCATCGTACGCAAGAACATCCAAGACAG TGTGCCAAAGGCAGTGATGCACTTTTTGGTGAACCACGTGAAGGACAGTCTGCAGAGTGAACTGGTTGGACAGCTGTATAAATCAGGCCTGCTGGATGATCTGCTCACTGAGTCGGAGGACATGGCACAGCGCCGCAAGGAGGCCGCAGACATGCTGCAG gctTTACAGAAAGCCAGTCAGGTCATTGCTGAGATCCGGGAGACGCACCTGTGGTGA
- the dnm1l gene encoding dynamin-1-like protein isoform X1, whose translation MEALIPVINKLQDVFNTVGADIIQLPQIAVVGTQSSGKSSVLESLVGKDLLPRGTGIVTRRPLILQLVHVDPEDRRKTSEENDPNSWKNGRLYKGVESEEWGKFLHTKHKIYTDFDEIRQEIEVETERISGTNKGISSEPIHLKIFSPHVVNLTLVDLPGITKVPVGDQPKDIEVQIRELILQYISNPNCIILAVTAANTDMATSEALKVAREVDPDGRRTLAVVTKLDLMDAGTDAMDVLMGRVIPVKLGLIGVVNRSQLDINNKKSVADAIRDEYAFLQKKYPSLANRNGTKYLARTLNRLLMHHIRDCLPELKTRINVLAAQYQSLLSGYGEPVEDKSATLLQLITKFAAEYCNTIEGTAKYIETTELCGGARICYIFHETFGRTLESVDPLGGLTTIDVLTAIRNATGPRPALFVPEVSFELLVKRQVKRLEDPSLRCVELVHEEMQRIIQHCSNYSTQELLRFPKLHDAIVEVVTSLLRKRLPVTNEMVHNLVAIELAYINTKHPDFADACGLMNNNIEEQRRNRMRDLPPAVPRDKTQKGPGGQSLPPSDQASSEGDVAKGAGSQGEQEPGTGTWRGMLKKGEEGQTDEKSKQQGPLPASPMKGHAVNLLDVPVPVARKLSSREQRDCEVIERLIKSYFLIVRKNIQDSVPKAVMHFLVNHVKDSLQSELVGQLYKSGLLDDLLTESEDMAQRRKEAADMLQALQKASQVIAEIRETHLW comes from the exons ATGGAGGCTCTAATTCCTgtcataaacaagctccaggaCGTGTTTAACACTGTAGGCGCGGATATCATTCAGCTGCCTCAGATCGCTGTGGTCGGGACTCAG AGCAGTGGAAAAAGCTCAGTGTTGGAAAGTCTGGTTGGCAAAGACCTGTTGCCTCGAGGTACAGGCATTGTGACACGCAGGCCGCTCATCCTGCAGCTGGTGCACGTGGACCCAGAGGACCGGAGAAAGACGAGTGAGGAAAACG ACCCCAATTCCTGGAAAAATGGACGCCTTTATAAAG GTGTGGAGAGTGAAGAATGGGGTAAATTCCTACACACCAAACATAAG ATCTACACAGATTTTGATGAAATCAGGCAAGAAATTGAAGTAGAAACAGAACGAATTTCTGGCACCAACAAG GGCATCAGCAGCGAGCCGATCCACCTCAAGATCTTCTCTCCTCATGTGGTGAACCTCACCCTGGTGGATCTGCCTGGTATCACAAAG GTTCCTGTTGGTGACCAGCCCAAAGACATTGAGGTCCAAATCCGTGAGCTGATCCTACAGTACATTAGCAACCCGAACTGCATTATATTAGCCGTTACAGCCGCCAACACAGACATGGCTACGTCTGAGGCCCTGAAAGTGGCTCGTGAGGTCGACCCCGATG GTCGAAGGACACTGGCTGTAGTGACAAAACTGGATCTGATGGACGCTGGCACAGACGCCATGGACGTGCTTATGGGCAGAGTCATTCCTGTTAAACTGGGGCTCATAGGAGTCGTCAATAG GAGTCAGCTCGATATCAACAACAAGAAATCAGTGGCCGACGCCATCCGTGACGAGTACGCCTTCCTTCAGAAGAAGTATCCTTCTTTAGCTAACAGGAACGGAACCAAATACCTGGCCAGAACATTGAACAG GTTGTTGATGCACCACATTCGGGATTGTCTGCCAGAGCTGAAGACACGTATAAACGTCCTCGCTGCTCAGTATCAGTCTCTGCTCAGCGGCTACGGCGAGCCCGTGGAGGACAAGAGCGCCACCCTGCTGCAGCTCATCACCAAGTTCGCCGCAGAATACTGCAACACAATCGAGGGAACGGCCAAATACATCGAAACAACCgaact GTGTGGTGGTGCCAGGATTTGTTATATATTCCATGAAACGTTCGGTAGGACGCTGGAGTCAGTCGATCCTCTCGGTGGACTTACGACCATAGACGTGCTCACAGCCATCAGAAATGCCACG GGTCCACGTCCCGCTCTGTTTGTGCCCGAGGTGTCGTTTGAGCTGCTGGTGAAGAGACAGGTGAAGCGTTTAGAGGATCCCAGTCTGCGGTGTGTGGAGCTCGTACATGAAGAGATGCAGAGAATCATTCAGCACTGCAGTAACTACAGCACCCAG GAGTTGCTGCGCTTCCCGAAGCTCCATGATGCCATAGTAGAAGTAGTCACATCTCTCCTGAGGAAGAGACTTCCTGTCACGAACGAGATG GTTCACAACTTGGTAGCTATCGAGCTGGCGTACATCAACACCAAACATCCGGACTTTGCCGACGCCTGCGGACTCATGAACAACAACATAGAG GAACAGAGGCGTAACAGAATGAGAGACCTCCCCCCGGCTGTACCACGAGACAAG aCTCAGAAGGGTCCCGGTGGCCAGTCTCTGCCCCCCAGCGATCAGGCCTCATCTGAGGGTGATGTCGCTAAG GGTGCCGGATCTCAGGGCGAGCAGGAACCGGGAACAGGGACCTGGAGAGGCATGttgaaaaaaggagaagaaggtCAGACAGATGAGAAGTCGAAGCAGCAAGGTCCTCTACCAGCCAGCCCTATGAAAGGCCATGCAGTCAACTTACTAGATGTG CCTGTACCAGTTGCCAGGAAACTCTCATCTCGAGAGCAGAGGGACTGTGAGGTCATCGAGAGGCTCATTAAGTCTTACTTCCTCATCGTACGCAAGAACATCCAAGACAG TGTGCCAAAGGCAGTGATGCACTTTTTGGTGAACCACGTGAAGGACAGTCTGCAGAGTGAACTGGTTGGACAGCTGTATAAATCAGGCCTGCTGGATGATCTGCTCACTGAGTCGGAGGACATGGCACAGCGCCGCAAGGAGGCCGCAGACATGCTGCAG gctTTACAGAAAGCCAGTCAGGTCATTGCTGAGATCCGGGAGACGCACCTGTGGTGA
- the dnm1l gene encoding dynamin-1-like protein isoform X4, producing MEALIPVINKLQDVFNTVGADIIQLPQIAVVGTQSSGKSSVLESLVGKDLLPRGTGIVTRRPLILQLVHVDPEDRRKTSVESEEWGKFLHTKHKIYTDFDEIRQEIEVETERISGTNKGISSEPIHLKIFSPHVVNLTLVDLPGITKVPVGDQPKDIEVQIRELILQYISNPNCIILAVTAANTDMATSEALKVAREVDPDGRRTLAVVTKLDLMDAGTDAMDVLMGRVIPVKLGLIGVVNRSQLDINNKKSVADAIRDEYAFLQKKYPSLANRNGTKYLARTLNRLLMHHIRDCLPELKTRINVLAAQYQSLLSGYGEPVEDKSATLLQLITKFAAEYCNTIEGTAKYIETTELCGGARICYIFHETFGRTLESVDPLGGLTTIDVLTAIRNATGPRPALFVPEVSFELLVKRQVKRLEDPSLRCVELVHEEMQRIIQHCSNYSTQELLRFPKLHDAIVEVVTSLLRKRLPVTNEMVHNLVAIELAYINTKHPDFADACGLMNNNIEEQRRNRMRDLPPAVPRDKTQKGPGGQSLPPSDQASSEGDVAKGAGSQGEQEPGTGTWRGMLKKGEEGQTDEKSKQQGPLPASPMKGHAVNLLDVPVPVARKLSSREQRDCEVIERLIKSYFLIVRKNIQDSVPKAVMHFLVNHVKDSLQSELVGQLYKSGLLDDLLTESEDMAQRRKEAADMLQALQKASQVIAEIRETHLW from the exons ATGGAGGCTCTAATTCCTgtcataaacaagctccaggaCGTGTTTAACACTGTAGGCGCGGATATCATTCAGCTGCCTCAGATCGCTGTGGTCGGGACTCAG AGCAGTGGAAAAAGCTCAGTGTTGGAAAGTCTGGTTGGCAAAGACCTGTTGCCTCGAGGTACAGGCATTGTGACACGCAGGCCGCTCATCCTGCAGCTGGTGCACGTGGACCCAGAGGACCGGAGAAAGACGA GTGTGGAGAGTGAAGAATGGGGTAAATTCCTACACACCAAACATAAG ATCTACACAGATTTTGATGAAATCAGGCAAGAAATTGAAGTAGAAACAGAACGAATTTCTGGCACCAACAAG GGCATCAGCAGCGAGCCGATCCACCTCAAGATCTTCTCTCCTCATGTGGTGAACCTCACCCTGGTGGATCTGCCTGGTATCACAAAG GTTCCTGTTGGTGACCAGCCCAAAGACATTGAGGTCCAAATCCGTGAGCTGATCCTACAGTACATTAGCAACCCGAACTGCATTATATTAGCCGTTACAGCCGCCAACACAGACATGGCTACGTCTGAGGCCCTGAAAGTGGCTCGTGAGGTCGACCCCGATG GTCGAAGGACACTGGCTGTAGTGACAAAACTGGATCTGATGGACGCTGGCACAGACGCCATGGACGTGCTTATGGGCAGAGTCATTCCTGTTAAACTGGGGCTCATAGGAGTCGTCAATAG GAGTCAGCTCGATATCAACAACAAGAAATCAGTGGCCGACGCCATCCGTGACGAGTACGCCTTCCTTCAGAAGAAGTATCCTTCTTTAGCTAACAGGAACGGAACCAAATACCTGGCCAGAACATTGAACAG GTTGTTGATGCACCACATTCGGGATTGTCTGCCAGAGCTGAAGACACGTATAAACGTCCTCGCTGCTCAGTATCAGTCTCTGCTCAGCGGCTACGGCGAGCCCGTGGAGGACAAGAGCGCCACCCTGCTGCAGCTCATCACCAAGTTCGCCGCAGAATACTGCAACACAATCGAGGGAACGGCCAAATACATCGAAACAACCgaact GTGTGGTGGTGCCAGGATTTGTTATATATTCCATGAAACGTTCGGTAGGACGCTGGAGTCAGTCGATCCTCTCGGTGGACTTACGACCATAGACGTGCTCACAGCCATCAGAAATGCCACG GGTCCACGTCCCGCTCTGTTTGTGCCCGAGGTGTCGTTTGAGCTGCTGGTGAAGAGACAGGTGAAGCGTTTAGAGGATCCCAGTCTGCGGTGTGTGGAGCTCGTACATGAAGAGATGCAGAGAATCATTCAGCACTGCAGTAACTACAGCACCCAG GAGTTGCTGCGCTTCCCGAAGCTCCATGATGCCATAGTAGAAGTAGTCACATCTCTCCTGAGGAAGAGACTTCCTGTCACGAACGAGATG GTTCACAACTTGGTAGCTATCGAGCTGGCGTACATCAACACCAAACATCCGGACTTTGCCGACGCCTGCGGACTCATGAACAACAACATAGAG GAACAGAGGCGTAACAGAATGAGAGACCTCCCCCCGGCTGTACCACGAGACAAG aCTCAGAAGGGTCCCGGTGGCCAGTCTCTGCCCCCCAGCGATCAGGCCTCATCTGAGGGTGATGTCGCTAAG GGTGCCGGATCTCAGGGCGAGCAGGAACCGGGAACAGGGACCTGGAGAGGCATGttgaaaaaaggagaagaaggtCAGACAGATGAGAAGTCGAAGCAGCAAGGTCCTCTACCAGCCAGCCCTATGAAAGGCCATGCAGTCAACTTACTAGATGTG CCTGTACCAGTTGCCAGGAAACTCTCATCTCGAGAGCAGAGGGACTGTGAGGTCATCGAGAGGCTCATTAAGTCTTACTTCCTCATCGTACGCAAGAACATCCAAGACAG TGTGCCAAAGGCAGTGATGCACTTTTTGGTGAACCACGTGAAGGACAGTCTGCAGAGTGAACTGGTTGGACAGCTGTATAAATCAGGCCTGCTGGATGATCTGCTCACTGAGTCGGAGGACATGGCACAGCGCCGCAAGGAGGCCGCAGACATGCTGCAG gctTTACAGAAAGCCAGTCAGGTCATTGCTGAGATCCGGGAGACGCACCTGTGGTGA
- the dnm1l gene encoding dynamin-1-like protein isoform X3 produces the protein MEALIPVINKLQDVFNTVGADIIQLPQIAVVGTQSSGKSSVLESLVGKDLLPRGTGIVTRRPLILQLVHVDPEDRRKTSEENGVESEEWGKFLHTKHKIYTDFDEIRQEIEVETERISGTNKGISSEPIHLKIFSPHVVNLTLVDLPGITKVPVGDQPKDIEVQIRELILQYISNPNCIILAVTAANTDMATSEALKVAREVDPDGRRTLAVVTKLDLMDAGTDAMDVLMGRVIPVKLGLIGVVNRSQLDINNKKSVADAIRDEYAFLQKKYPSLANRNGTKYLARTLNRLLMHHIRDCLPELKTRINVLAAQYQSLLSGYGEPVEDKSATLLQLITKFAAEYCNTIEGTAKYIETTELCGGARICYIFHETFGRTLESVDPLGGLTTIDVLTAIRNATGPRPALFVPEVSFELLVKRQVKRLEDPSLRCVELVHEEMQRIIQHCSNYSTQELLRFPKLHDAIVEVVTSLLRKRLPVTNEMVHNLVAIELAYINTKHPDFADACGLMNNNIEEQRRNRMRDLPPAVPRDKTQKGPGGQSLPPSDQASSEGDVAKGAGSQGEQEPGTGTWRGMLKKGEEGQTDEKSKQQGPLPASPMKGHAVNLLDVPVPVARKLSSREQRDCEVIERLIKSYFLIVRKNIQDSVPKAVMHFLVNHVKDSLQSELVGQLYKSGLLDDLLTESEDMAQRRKEAADMLQALQKASQVIAEIRETHLW, from the exons ATGGAGGCTCTAATTCCTgtcataaacaagctccaggaCGTGTTTAACACTGTAGGCGCGGATATCATTCAGCTGCCTCAGATCGCTGTGGTCGGGACTCAG AGCAGTGGAAAAAGCTCAGTGTTGGAAAGTCTGGTTGGCAAAGACCTGTTGCCTCGAGGTACAGGCATTGTGACACGCAGGCCGCTCATCCTGCAGCTGGTGCACGTGGACCCAGAGGACCGGAGAAAGACGAGTGAGGAAAACG GTGTGGAGAGTGAAGAATGGGGTAAATTCCTACACACCAAACATAAG ATCTACACAGATTTTGATGAAATCAGGCAAGAAATTGAAGTAGAAACAGAACGAATTTCTGGCACCAACAAG GGCATCAGCAGCGAGCCGATCCACCTCAAGATCTTCTCTCCTCATGTGGTGAACCTCACCCTGGTGGATCTGCCTGGTATCACAAAG GTTCCTGTTGGTGACCAGCCCAAAGACATTGAGGTCCAAATCCGTGAGCTGATCCTACAGTACATTAGCAACCCGAACTGCATTATATTAGCCGTTACAGCCGCCAACACAGACATGGCTACGTCTGAGGCCCTGAAAGTGGCTCGTGAGGTCGACCCCGATG GTCGAAGGACACTGGCTGTAGTGACAAAACTGGATCTGATGGACGCTGGCACAGACGCCATGGACGTGCTTATGGGCAGAGTCATTCCTGTTAAACTGGGGCTCATAGGAGTCGTCAATAG GAGTCAGCTCGATATCAACAACAAGAAATCAGTGGCCGACGCCATCCGTGACGAGTACGCCTTCCTTCAGAAGAAGTATCCTTCTTTAGCTAACAGGAACGGAACCAAATACCTGGCCAGAACATTGAACAG GTTGTTGATGCACCACATTCGGGATTGTCTGCCAGAGCTGAAGACACGTATAAACGTCCTCGCTGCTCAGTATCAGTCTCTGCTCAGCGGCTACGGCGAGCCCGTGGAGGACAAGAGCGCCACCCTGCTGCAGCTCATCACCAAGTTCGCCGCAGAATACTGCAACACAATCGAGGGAACGGCCAAATACATCGAAACAACCgaact GTGTGGTGGTGCCAGGATTTGTTATATATTCCATGAAACGTTCGGTAGGACGCTGGAGTCAGTCGATCCTCTCGGTGGACTTACGACCATAGACGTGCTCACAGCCATCAGAAATGCCACG GGTCCACGTCCCGCTCTGTTTGTGCCCGAGGTGTCGTTTGAGCTGCTGGTGAAGAGACAGGTGAAGCGTTTAGAGGATCCCAGTCTGCGGTGTGTGGAGCTCGTACATGAAGAGATGCAGAGAATCATTCAGCACTGCAGTAACTACAGCACCCAG GAGTTGCTGCGCTTCCCGAAGCTCCATGATGCCATAGTAGAAGTAGTCACATCTCTCCTGAGGAAGAGACTTCCTGTCACGAACGAGATG GTTCACAACTTGGTAGCTATCGAGCTGGCGTACATCAACACCAAACATCCGGACTTTGCCGACGCCTGCGGACTCATGAACAACAACATAGAG GAACAGAGGCGTAACAGAATGAGAGACCTCCCCCCGGCTGTACCACGAGACAAG aCTCAGAAGGGTCCCGGTGGCCAGTCTCTGCCCCCCAGCGATCAGGCCTCATCTGAGGGTGATGTCGCTAAG GGTGCCGGATCTCAGGGCGAGCAGGAACCGGGAACAGGGACCTGGAGAGGCATGttgaaaaaaggagaagaaggtCAGACAGATGAGAAGTCGAAGCAGCAAGGTCCTCTACCAGCCAGCCCTATGAAAGGCCATGCAGTCAACTTACTAGATGTG CCTGTACCAGTTGCCAGGAAACTCTCATCTCGAGAGCAGAGGGACTGTGAGGTCATCGAGAGGCTCATTAAGTCTTACTTCCTCATCGTACGCAAGAACATCCAAGACAG TGTGCCAAAGGCAGTGATGCACTTTTTGGTGAACCACGTGAAGGACAGTCTGCAGAGTGAACTGGTTGGACAGCTGTATAAATCAGGCCTGCTGGATGATCTGCTCACTGAGTCGGAGGACATGGCACAGCGCCGCAAGGAGGCCGCAGACATGCTGCAG gctTTACAGAAAGCCAGTCAGGTCATTGCTGAGATCCGGGAGACGCACCTGTGGTGA
- the dnm1l gene encoding dynamin-1-like protein isoform X5, translated as MEALIPVINKLQDVFNTVGADIIQLPQIAVVGTQSSGKSSVLESLVGKDLLPRGTGIVTRRPLILQLVHVDPEDRRKTSEENDPNSWKNGRLYKGVESEEWGKFLHTKHKIYTDFDEIRQEIEVETERISGTNKGISSEPIHLKIFSPHVVNLTLVDLPGITKVPVGDQPKDIEVQIRELILQYISNPNCIILAVTAANTDMATSEALKVAREVDPDGRRTLAVVTKLDLMDAGTDAMDVLMGRVIPVKLGLIGVVNRSQLDINNKKSVADAIRDEYAFLQKKYPSLANRNGTKYLARTLNRLLMHHIRDCLPELKTRINVLAAQYQSLLSGYGEPVEDKSATLLQLITKFAAEYCNTIEGTAKYIETTELCGGARICYIFHETFGRTLESVDPLGGLTTIDVLTAIRNATGPRPALFVPEVSFELLVKRQVKRLEDPSLRCVELVHEEMQRIIQHCSNYSTQELLRFPKLHDAIVEVVTSLLRKRLPVTNEMVHNLVAIELAYINTKHPDFADACGLMNNNIEEQRRNRMRDLPPAVPRDKGAGSQGEQEPGTGTWRGMLKKGEEGQTDEKSKQQGPLPASPMKGHAVNLLDVPVPVARKLSSREQRDCEVIERLIKSYFLIVRKNIQDSVPKAVMHFLVNHVKDSLQSELVGQLYKSGLLDDLLTESEDMAQRRKEAADMLQALQKASQVIAEIRETHLW; from the exons ATGGAGGCTCTAATTCCTgtcataaacaagctccaggaCGTGTTTAACACTGTAGGCGCGGATATCATTCAGCTGCCTCAGATCGCTGTGGTCGGGACTCAG AGCAGTGGAAAAAGCTCAGTGTTGGAAAGTCTGGTTGGCAAAGACCTGTTGCCTCGAGGTACAGGCATTGTGACACGCAGGCCGCTCATCCTGCAGCTGGTGCACGTGGACCCAGAGGACCGGAGAAAGACGAGTGAGGAAAACG ACCCCAATTCCTGGAAAAATGGACGCCTTTATAAAG GTGTGGAGAGTGAAGAATGGGGTAAATTCCTACACACCAAACATAAG ATCTACACAGATTTTGATGAAATCAGGCAAGAAATTGAAGTAGAAACAGAACGAATTTCTGGCACCAACAAG GGCATCAGCAGCGAGCCGATCCACCTCAAGATCTTCTCTCCTCATGTGGTGAACCTCACCCTGGTGGATCTGCCTGGTATCACAAAG GTTCCTGTTGGTGACCAGCCCAAAGACATTGAGGTCCAAATCCGTGAGCTGATCCTACAGTACATTAGCAACCCGAACTGCATTATATTAGCCGTTACAGCCGCCAACACAGACATGGCTACGTCTGAGGCCCTGAAAGTGGCTCGTGAGGTCGACCCCGATG GTCGAAGGACACTGGCTGTAGTGACAAAACTGGATCTGATGGACGCTGGCACAGACGCCATGGACGTGCTTATGGGCAGAGTCATTCCTGTTAAACTGGGGCTCATAGGAGTCGTCAATAG GAGTCAGCTCGATATCAACAACAAGAAATCAGTGGCCGACGCCATCCGTGACGAGTACGCCTTCCTTCAGAAGAAGTATCCTTCTTTAGCTAACAGGAACGGAACCAAATACCTGGCCAGAACATTGAACAG GTTGTTGATGCACCACATTCGGGATTGTCTGCCAGAGCTGAAGACACGTATAAACGTCCTCGCTGCTCAGTATCAGTCTCTGCTCAGCGGCTACGGCGAGCCCGTGGAGGACAAGAGCGCCACCCTGCTGCAGCTCATCACCAAGTTCGCCGCAGAATACTGCAACACAATCGAGGGAACGGCCAAATACATCGAAACAACCgaact GTGTGGTGGTGCCAGGATTTGTTATATATTCCATGAAACGTTCGGTAGGACGCTGGAGTCAGTCGATCCTCTCGGTGGACTTACGACCATAGACGTGCTCACAGCCATCAGAAATGCCACG GGTCCACGTCCCGCTCTGTTTGTGCCCGAGGTGTCGTTTGAGCTGCTGGTGAAGAGACAGGTGAAGCGTTTAGAGGATCCCAGTCTGCGGTGTGTGGAGCTCGTACATGAAGAGATGCAGAGAATCATTCAGCACTGCAGTAACTACAGCACCCAG GAGTTGCTGCGCTTCCCGAAGCTCCATGATGCCATAGTAGAAGTAGTCACATCTCTCCTGAGGAAGAGACTTCCTGTCACGAACGAGATG GTTCACAACTTGGTAGCTATCGAGCTGGCGTACATCAACACCAAACATCCGGACTTTGCCGACGCCTGCGGACTCATGAACAACAACATAGAG GAACAGAGGCGTAACAGAATGAGAGACCTCCCCCCGGCTGTACCACGAGACAAG GGTGCCGGATCTCAGGGCGAGCAGGAACCGGGAACAGGGACCTGGAGAGGCATGttgaaaaaaggagaagaaggtCAGACAGATGAGAAGTCGAAGCAGCAAGGTCCTCTACCAGCCAGCCCTATGAAAGGCCATGCAGTCAACTTACTAGATGTG CCTGTACCAGTTGCCAGGAAACTCTCATCTCGAGAGCAGAGGGACTGTGAGGTCATCGAGAGGCTCATTAAGTCTTACTTCCTCATCGTACGCAAGAACATCCAAGACAG TGTGCCAAAGGCAGTGATGCACTTTTTGGTGAACCACGTGAAGGACAGTCTGCAGAGTGAACTGGTTGGACAGCTGTATAAATCAGGCCTGCTGGATGATCTGCTCACTGAGTCGGAGGACATGGCACAGCGCCGCAAGGAGGCCGCAGACATGCTGCAG gctTTACAGAAAGCCAGTCAGGTCATTGCTGAGATCCGGGAGACGCACCTGTGGTGA